In the Plectropomus leopardus isolate mb chromosome 5, YSFRI_Pleo_2.0, whole genome shotgun sequence genome, one interval contains:
- the mpzl3 gene encoding myelin protein zero-like protein 3, with product MVMRVNPFSHLKMRRPRQGNIAVNVVSLLYLVGVFGLPLVSSITVSTPAELHASKGDIVTLSCTFTSTSRPTSKMTVDWSYRPQTGGPPVTFFHFSSRAFPPLDGQFAGRIKWEGIPARGEASILLINATLKDNGTYTCSVRNPPDVHGSPTSYTVLTVTPKAPSIRFSDVAVLLAFILLPSAIITLILIGRMLCPKKQNNQSKVYRSPIEVTEGEEYGFHPPGAKEKRASCCDLYMMDSEDEDGYYSLKKRPPQDEGYAESQC from the exons atggtCATGCGAGTGAACCCGTTTTCACATCTGAAAATGCGTCGACCGCGTCAGGGGAATATCGCTGTGAATGTGGTCTCGTTGCTGTATTTGGTCGGTGTTTTCG GCCTGCCCCTAGTCTCCTCCATCACAGTGAGTACCCCAGCAGAACTCCATGCATCTAAAGGGGATATCGTCACACTGTCCTGCACTTTCACTTCCACCAGTAGGCCGACAAGTAAGATGACTGTTGACTGGTCTTACAGGCCCCAGACTGGAGGGCCACCGGTGACA TTTTTCCACTTCTCTTCACGGGCGTTCCCTCCGCTCGATGGTCAGTTTGCTGGCCGAATAAAGTGGGAGGGGATCCCAGCACGCGGGGAAGCCTCCATCTTATTGATCAACGCCACGTTGAAAGATAATGGGACCTACACATGCTCCGTCAGAAACCCCCCTGATGTCCACGGGTCCCCGACTTCTTACACTGTACTCACTGTCACACCAAAAG CACCCAGCATTCGCTTCTCTGATGTTGCGGTCCTCCTCGCTTTCATCCTCCTCCCTTCCGCCATCATCACCCTCATTCTGATTGGACGGATGCTCTGTCCCAAGAAACAGAACAACCAGTCTAAGGTCTACAGATCGCCTATAGAGGTCACAGAGGG AGAGGAGTATGGCTTCCACCCACCGGGGGCCAAAGAAAAGAGGGCCTCATGCTGTGACCTATATATGATG GACTCGGAGGATGAAGATGGGTATTACAGCCTAAAAAAGAGGCCTCCTCAGGATGAAGGGTATGCTGAGTCTCAGTGCTAG